In Saccharicrinis fermentans DSM 9555 = JCM 21142, a genomic segment contains:
- a CDS encoding T9SS type A sorting domain-containing protein, whose protein sequence is MKKLILIVCMFLPILLSAQDIGGDYYVAVDGDDSGPGSYERPFATWQKAFETAQAGETVYFRGGVWYPQDHSRGSTICEIHVGDGIGHAGTREKPIRFFAYPGEKPVLDCSQVDMTGNRFNGALDFYETSWIHVKGLTIRNVPQPESGELASGVGAGMCSYMTFENLTVHNVGGRGMSYWGVAGHPDIPEIPTDTTRFINCDIYDCVDLLSEVPGNGSDAVKMDAEEGTYLYFYGCRAWNCGDDGFDISGPGLTIFEKCWSFGHKLEDALDGNGFKFGANRGSGAVQTADGNTLIGPNIPGVRKIVKNCISANNAGFGFYELAYSPYYPNRALVYNNFSYANGIGIEINVNPAFEGITPSTYYNNIIYKTVQDDAGGRPYNLSSVNTYTESNNTWDFAGPEIIGSLPWWQPTDSVIVTDDDFVSLDLSQLELPRKEDGSLPDITFGKLNTGSDLIDAGIDVGTPYYGDSPDIGYAEYIPNNYNPLKITQYSPEKTLDMVSVSYYSPITGSVSVIVLNETGNQLLSSSSNATEGYNNKVNIDLSTYESGIYTVKLNDGSSSVSVKVTKIPADIDVDYKIVKKFPNPTTDLFAIQFTCPEPATLSVTVSDELGEVVMSDYYPAQQNLNKMVLNLSPLEKGNYKITLNKDNNILSTKVTKQ, encoded by the coding sequence ATGAAGAAGTTAATACTGATTGTATGTATGTTTTTACCGATATTATTATCGGCACAAGACATTGGGGGAGATTACTACGTAGCAGTTGATGGGGACGATTCGGGCCCCGGGAGCTACGAAAGACCTTTTGCCACCTGGCAGAAGGCATTTGAAACAGCCCAGGCTGGAGAGACAGTTTACTTTAGGGGAGGTGTTTGGTATCCTCAGGATCATTCAAGAGGAAGTACCATCTGTGAAATTCATGTTGGTGATGGCATTGGACATGCGGGAACCAGAGAAAAACCCATACGTTTTTTCGCCTACCCGGGAGAAAAACCTGTTTTAGATTGTTCACAGGTGGACATGACAGGAAACCGGTTTAACGGGGCATTGGACTTTTACGAAACAAGTTGGATTCATGTCAAGGGGCTTACCATACGTAACGTTCCTCAACCCGAATCAGGCGAACTAGCTAGTGGCGTTGGCGCAGGCATGTGCAGCTATATGACTTTTGAAAATTTAACCGTTCATAATGTTGGTGGTCGTGGTATGAGCTACTGGGGAGTAGCTGGACATCCTGACATCCCTGAAATACCTACTGACACCACCCGTTTTATCAATTGCGATATATACGACTGTGTGGACCTTTTAAGCGAGGTTCCCGGTAACGGCTCCGATGCTGTCAAGATGGACGCCGAGGAAGGTACCTATTTATATTTTTATGGTTGTAGAGCCTGGAATTGTGGAGACGACGGTTTTGATATCAGTGGTCCGGGACTAACAATTTTTGAGAAGTGCTGGTCGTTTGGTCATAAATTAGAAGATGCATTGGATGGTAATGGTTTTAAATTTGGGGCCAACAGAGGCTCTGGAGCAGTACAAACAGCTGATGGCAACACGCTAATAGGCCCCAATATTCCTGGCGTACGTAAGATAGTAAAAAATTGTATTTCGGCCAACAATGCGGGTTTTGGCTTTTATGAACTGGCTTATTCACCCTATTACCCTAACCGTGCCTTGGTATACAATAACTTTTCATATGCCAATGGAATTGGTATAGAAATCAATGTAAACCCTGCTTTTGAAGGAATTACACCCAGCACATACTATAACAACATTATCTACAAAACCGTTCAGGATGATGCAGGGGGCAGACCTTACAATCTATCTAGTGTCAACACCTATACCGAAAGCAATAACACATGGGACTTTGCCGGCCCCGAAATCATTGGTAGCTTACCTTGGTGGCAACCAACTGACTCAGTCATTGTTACAGATGACGATTTTGTGAGTTTAGATTTGTCACAACTGGAACTTCCCAGAAAAGAAGACGGATCTTTACCTGATATCACTTTTGGAAAGCTAAACACAGGCTCTGATCTGATTGATGCGGGTATTGATGTGGGCACTCCATACTATGGAGACAGTCCGGATATAGGATATGCAGAATATATCCCAAACAACTACAATCCATTAAAAATCACTCAGTATTCACCCGAGAAAACACTCGACATGGTCTCGGTTTCTTATTATTCTCCAATAACAGGCTCGGTTTCTGTAATTGTTTTAAACGAAACAGGAAACCAATTACTATCATCCAGCAGTAATGCCACTGAGGGATATAACAACAAGGTAAACATTGATTTATCAACATATGAATCTGGAATTTACACCGTCAAACTTAACGATGGCTCCTCATCTGTTTCCGTAAAAGTCACCAAAATACCTGCTGATATTGATGTTGATTACAAAATTGTTAAAAAATTCCCGAACCCAACCACCGATCTGTTTGCTATCCAATTTACTTGTCCGGAACCAGCTACCTTATCTGTAACCGTTTCCGACGAATTGGGAGAGGTCGTTATGTCAGACTACTACCCTGCTCAGCAAAACCTAAATAAAATGGTGCTAAATCTTTCACCATTAGAAAAAGGAAATTATAAGATAACCTTAAACAAAGACAACAACATACTGAGCACCAAGGTTACGAAACAGTAA
- a CDS encoding polysaccharide biosynthesis protein produces the protein MKTILLNIFNGRVISPWWILVIDVGISVNAFLIAFILRLNIQLSSYSVSELVFNGGWVCFVYLISFLLFRSYRGVIRHSNYNEFKLLAVACFAAFSFLMLTNTVLDLVNYHLFNVPRLVLIFHFLMTAVISFAFRMVVKETYSSLTKKNTYTNVFIYGAGEMGQITLEAIRSDKNNHYNVVAFIDDNSTKCNMNLHSIPVISWKKALHVGDDKNVGVVILAINHITVQRKHEIAESCLDKGWKLKVMPSVGNWVDGISNQNQIRDIRIEDILGREEIKLNQLQIMNGLGGKVILVTGAAGSIGSEIVRQLLRFPVQKIVMVDVAESALYDLQQELLLSHSDAPFDVILADVTNEYRMQGVFDKYRPQIVFNAAAYKHVPMMEQFPYEAIRVNIGGVKVLADLAVEYKVDKFVMISTDKAVNPTNVMGASKRICEIYIQALSQQKGVNTEFVTTRFGNVLGSNGSVVPLFKKQIERGGPITVTHKDITRYFMTIPEACQLVLEAGFMGHGGEIFVFDMGDPVKVDDLAKEMIRLSGLKLGEDIEISYTGLRPGEKLYEELLASKENTLPTHHKKIMIANVRRYNYALVNDKLKSMLLALKMENNQLLVTRMKEVVPEYKSQNSQYAELDKELVLK, from the coding sequence ATGAAGACTATTTTGTTAAATATTTTTAATGGGCGGGTCATCTCTCCTTGGTGGATTTTAGTCATAGATGTTGGTATTTCGGTCAATGCTTTTTTAATTGCCTTTATTCTTCGTTTAAATATTCAGCTTTCTTCGTACTCAGTTTCAGAATTGGTGTTTAATGGGGGGTGGGTATGTTTTGTATATCTGATCTCATTCCTTTTGTTCAGATCCTATAGAGGCGTTATCCGACATAGTAATTATAATGAGTTTAAGTTATTGGCGGTGGCCTGTTTTGCAGCATTTAGCTTTTTAATGTTGACAAATACAGTGTTGGACCTTGTTAATTATCATTTGTTTAATGTTCCTCGTCTAGTTCTTATCTTCCATTTTCTGATGACAGCAGTTATTAGTTTTGCTTTCAGAATGGTTGTGAAAGAAACTTATAGTTCCTTGACCAAGAAAAATACTTATACCAATGTATTTATTTATGGAGCAGGAGAAATGGGCCAAATTACTTTGGAAGCTATTAGGAGTGATAAGAACAATCATTACAATGTGGTAGCTTTTATAGATGATAATTCAACTAAATGTAATATGAACTTACATTCTATCCCTGTTATCAGTTGGAAAAAAGCTTTGCACGTAGGAGATGATAAAAACGTGGGAGTGGTTATTTTAGCGATTAACCATATTACAGTTCAACGTAAACATGAAATAGCGGAGTCTTGTTTAGATAAAGGTTGGAAACTTAAGGTGATGCCTTCGGTAGGTAATTGGGTAGATGGGATTTCCAATCAAAATCAGATTAGAGATATTCGCATAGAGGATATACTAGGCAGAGAGGAGATTAAGTTGAATCAATTGCAGATCATGAATGGTTTAGGTGGAAAAGTAATTCTTGTTACGGGAGCTGCGGGATCCATTGGTTCAGAAATAGTGCGGCAGTTGTTGCGTTTTCCCGTTCAAAAAATTGTGATGGTGGATGTGGCAGAGTCGGCATTGTACGACTTGCAGCAAGAGTTATTGCTTAGTCATAGTGATGCGCCCTTTGATGTGATCTTGGCTGATGTTACCAATGAATATCGAATGCAGGGTGTTTTTGATAAGTATCGTCCCCAAATAGTGTTTAATGCAGCGGCCTACAAACATGTACCAATGATGGAGCAGTTTCCTTATGAAGCGATACGCGTGAATATAGGCGGTGTAAAAGTATTGGCAGACCTGGCTGTGGAGTATAAGGTTGATAAGTTTGTGATGATTTCTACCGATAAAGCCGTTAACCCAACCAACGTAATGGGTGCTTCCAAAAGAATATGTGAAATATATATACAGGCGCTCTCGCAACAGAAAGGTGTCAATACGGAATTTGTGACTACTCGTTTTGGTAATGTATTAGGATCCAATGGCTCTGTTGTGCCTTTGTTTAAAAAACAGATAGAAAGGGGAGGGCCTATAACCGTTACTCATAAGGATATTACGCGATATTTCATGACCATACCAGAGGCGTGTCAATTGGTTTTAGAAGCCGGTTTTATGGGTCATGGCGGTGAAATATTTGTGTTTGATATGGGTGATCCAGTGAAGGTGGATGATCTGGCTAAAGAGATGATTCGTTTGTCTGGTTTGAAATTAGGAGAAGATATTGAAATTAGTTATACCGGATTACGACCTGGAGAGAAACTGTACGAAGAACTGTTGGCTTCTAAGGAAAATACTTTGCCAACACATCATAAAAAAATAATGATTGCTAATGTGAGAAGGTATAACTATGCGCTAGTGAATGATAAGCTCAAGAGTATGTTGTTGGCACTCAAAATGGAGAATAACCAATTACTGGTAACCAGGATGAAAGAAGTGGTGCCAGAGTATAAATCACAGAATAGCCAATATGCCGAATTGGATAAGGAACTGGTATTGAAATAG
- a CDS encoding acyl carrier protein — MRDMKEEIRNFIAETTFCDPTSISDETLIFDEGIFDSMGLLGLISFLESEYNITAEDTELQEENFGSVERIAAYIEKKKAA, encoded by the coding sequence ATGCGCGATATGAAGGAAGAAATAAGGAATTTTATTGCCGAGACTACATTTTGTGATCCAACAAGCATCAGTGATGAAACTTTGATTTTTGACGAAGGAATCTTTGATTCTATGGGGTTGTTGGGTCTTATTAGTTTTTTAGAAAGCGAATATAATATTACCGCTGAGGATACCGAACTACAGGAGGAGAACTTTGGAAGTGTGGAAAGAATAGCAGCGTATATAGAGAAAAAAAAAGCAGCGTAA